The following are encoded together in the Hemicordylus capensis ecotype Gifberg chromosome 4, rHemCap1.1.pri, whole genome shotgun sequence genome:
- the CXXC5 gene encoding CXXC-type zinc finger protein 5 isoform X5 — MKKMSDPGSHQDTGIKPGVLEKSSNPDDSQPSVNSERRNKSGIISEPLNKSLKKSRPLSHYSTFGSTSSLSEHSEKGAPVANGNEATMDKSNSTSKHKNIADMLSKSDISAEGQNILQQFAQSTELLKRVVQEHIPLPNDHGTGISDMEAVSAAETMNSPSDFPYLGAFPINPGLFIMTPAGVFLAESALHMAGLAEYPMQNELASAINSGKKKRKRCGMCPPCRRRINCEQCSSCRNRKTGHQICKFRKCEELKKKPSAALENSSRKACSREAFREQDGKHVSRQSY; from the coding sequence ATGAAAAAGATGTCTGATCCTGGCTCCCATCAAGACACTGGCATCAAGCCAGGTGTATTGGAAAAAAGCAGCAACCCAGATGACTCTCAGCCTTCGGTCAATTCAGAAAGGAGGAACAAAAGTGGGATAATAAGTGAACCTTTGAATAAAAGTCTTAAGAAGTCGCGACCGCTCTCCCACTACTCCACTTTTGGTAGCACCAGCTCATTAAGTGAACATTCAGAGAAAGGTGCCCCTGTAGCCAATGGCAATGAAGCAACTATGGATAAAAGCAATTCTACCTCAAAGCACAAAAACATCGCTGACATGCTGAGCAAATCGGATATTTCTGCAGAAGGACAGAACATCTTGCAACAGTTTGCTCAGTCTACAGAGCTGTTGAAAAGAGTGGTCCAGGAGCACATTCCCTTGCCTAATGACCATGGGACGGGTATCTCAGACATGGAAGCTGTCTCAGCTGCGGAGACAATGAACAGCCCATCTGATTTTCCTTACTTGGGGGCTTTTCCTATCAACCCTGGCCTTTTCATTATGACCCCTGCTGGCGTTTTTCTGGCAGAGAGTGCGCTCCATATGGCTGGCTTAGCAGAGTACCCAATGCAGAATGAATTGGCATCTGCCATCAATTCAGGGAAAAAGAAACGGAAACGATGTGGCATGTGCCCTCCTTGCAGAAGACGGATAAACTGCGAGCAGTGCAGCAGTTGTAGGAACCGTAAAACTGGGCACCAGATTTGCAAATTCCGAAAATGTGAGGAACTTAAAAAGAAGCCTTCTGCTGCACTGGAG
- the CXXC5 gene encoding CXXC-type zinc finger protein 5 isoform X6, with translation MKKMSDPGSHQDTGIKPGVLEKSSNPDDSQPSVNSERRNKSGIISEPLNKSLKKSRPLSHYSTFGSTSSLSEHSEKGAPVANGNEATMDKSNSTSKHKNIADMLSKSDISAEGQNILQQFAQSTELLKRVVQEHIPLPNDHGTGISDMEAVSAAETMNSPSDFPYLGAFPINPGLFIMTPAGVFLAESALHMAGLAEYPMQNELASAINSGKKKRKRCGMCPPCRRRINCEQCSSCRNRKTGHQICKFRKCEELKKKPSAALEKVMLPTGAAFRWFQ, from the coding sequence ATGAAAAAGATGTCTGATCCTGGCTCCCATCAAGACACTGGCATCAAGCCAGGTGTATTGGAAAAAAGCAGCAACCCAGATGACTCTCAGCCTTCGGTCAATTCAGAAAGGAGGAACAAAAGTGGGATAATAAGTGAACCTTTGAATAAAAGTCTTAAGAAGTCGCGACCGCTCTCCCACTACTCCACTTTTGGTAGCACCAGCTCATTAAGTGAACATTCAGAGAAAGGTGCCCCTGTAGCCAATGGCAATGAAGCAACTATGGATAAAAGCAATTCTACCTCAAAGCACAAAAACATCGCTGACATGCTGAGCAAATCGGATATTTCTGCAGAAGGACAGAACATCTTGCAACAGTTTGCTCAGTCTACAGAGCTGTTGAAAAGAGTGGTCCAGGAGCACATTCCCTTGCCTAATGACCATGGGACGGGTATCTCAGACATGGAAGCTGTCTCAGCTGCGGAGACAATGAACAGCCCATCTGATTTTCCTTACTTGGGGGCTTTTCCTATCAACCCTGGCCTTTTCATTATGACCCCTGCTGGCGTTTTTCTGGCAGAGAGTGCGCTCCATATGGCTGGCTTAGCAGAGTACCCAATGCAGAATGAATTGGCATCTGCCATCAATTCAGGGAAAAAGAAACGGAAACGATGTGGCATGTGCCCTCCTTGCAGAAGACGGATAAACTGCGAGCAGTGCAGCAGTTGTAGGAACCGTAAAACTGGGCACCAGATTTGCAAATTCCGAAAATGTGAGGAACTTAAAAAGAAGCCTTCTGCTGCACTGGAG
- the CXXC5 gene encoding CXXC-type zinc finger protein 5 isoform X4, translating to MKKMSDPGSHQDTGIKPGVLEKSSNPDDSQPSVNSERRNKSGIISEPLNKSLKKSRPLSHYSTFGSTSSLSEHSEKGAPVANGNEATMDKSNSTSKHKNIADMLSKSDISAEGQNILQQFAQSTELLKRVVQEHIPLPNDHGTGISDMEAVSAAETMNSPSDFPYLGAFPINPGLFIMTPAGVFLAESALHMAGLAEYPMQNELASAINSGKKKRKRCGMCPPCRRRINCEQCSSCRNRKTGHQICKFRKCEELKKKPSAALELRRCDPDSREKIQKWTGEELWHSGKH from the coding sequence ATGAAAAAGATGTCTGATCCTGGCTCCCATCAAGACACTGGCATCAAGCCAGGTGTATTGGAAAAAAGCAGCAACCCAGATGACTCTCAGCCTTCGGTCAATTCAGAAAGGAGGAACAAAAGTGGGATAATAAGTGAACCTTTGAATAAAAGTCTTAAGAAGTCGCGACCGCTCTCCCACTACTCCACTTTTGGTAGCACCAGCTCATTAAGTGAACATTCAGAGAAAGGTGCCCCTGTAGCCAATGGCAATGAAGCAACTATGGATAAAAGCAATTCTACCTCAAAGCACAAAAACATCGCTGACATGCTGAGCAAATCGGATATTTCTGCAGAAGGACAGAACATCTTGCAACAGTTTGCTCAGTCTACAGAGCTGTTGAAAAGAGTGGTCCAGGAGCACATTCCCTTGCCTAATGACCATGGGACGGGTATCTCAGACATGGAAGCTGTCTCAGCTGCGGAGACAATGAACAGCCCATCTGATTTTCCTTACTTGGGGGCTTTTCCTATCAACCCTGGCCTTTTCATTATGACCCCTGCTGGCGTTTTTCTGGCAGAGAGTGCGCTCCATATGGCTGGCTTAGCAGAGTACCCAATGCAGAATGAATTGGCATCTGCCATCAATTCAGGGAAAAAGAAACGGAAACGATGTGGCATGTGCCCTCCTTGCAGAAGACGGATAAACTGCGAGCAGTGCAGCAGTTGTAGGAACCGTAAAACTGGGCACCAGATTTGCAAATTCCGAAAATGTGAGGAACTTAAAAAGAAGCCTTCTGCTGCACTGGAG